One Mycoavidus sp. HKI genomic region harbors:
- a CDS encoding hydroxymethylglutaryl-CoA synthase family protein has protein sequence MMSVGIEAMNVFGGTTYLDVSQLAHHRKLDTARFQNLLMDQKALALPYEDPVTFGANAARPIVDALSVAEKDRIEMLITCTESGIDFGKSLSTYLHHYLGLNRNCRLFEIKQACYSGTAGLQMAVNFILSQVSPGAKALVIATDIARFMLADGADELQAELAFAEPSSGAGAVAFLVSERPHIFQIDVGANGYYGYEVMDTCRPAPDMEVGDADLSLLSYLDCCENAFLEYKKRVPDADYARSFQYLSFHTPFGGMVKGAHRTMMRKITGAKPAEIEADFEQRVLPGLIYCRRVGNIMGGGVLLALASTIDHGNFQNPARIGYFSYGSGCCSEFLSGIVRKEGQIALQQLKIGQQLDQRYALSMEEYDYLLSGNSQFRFGTRNIRLDDDIFPGAKLAQTGKKYLKLREIKAFHRVYEWAS, from the coding sequence ATCTGCTGATGGATCAAAAAGCGCTGGCTCTGCCTTATGAAGACCCGGTGACGTTCGGCGCGAATGCCGCTAGGCCGATCGTCGATGCGCTCTCCGTAGCCGAGAAAGATCGGATTGAAATGCTTATCACCTGCACCGAGTCCGGCATCGATTTTGGTAAATCCCTCAGCACTTATCTTCATCATTATCTTGGACTGAACCGGAACTGCCGTCTGTTTGAAATCAAACAAGCCTGCTATTCCGGCACCGCTGGTCTACAAATGGCGGTGAATTTCATTCTGTCGCAGGTCTCACCTGGCGCCAAAGCACTGGTCATCGCAACCGACATTGCGCGCTTTATGCTCGCCGATGGCGCTGATGAGCTGCAGGCAGAGCTTGCCTTCGCCGAGCCAAGCTCTGGTGCTGGCGCGGTCGCTTTTCTGGTCAGCGAGCGGCCCCACATTTTCCAAATCGACGTGGGCGCTAATGGCTATTACGGCTACGAAGTCATGGACACCTGCCGCCCAGCCCCAGACATGGAGGTAGGCGATGCGGATCTGTCGCTGCTCTCGTATCTGGATTGCTGCGAAAATGCTTTTCTCGAATATAAAAAAAGAGTGCCTGATGCAGATTACGCGCGTTCGTTTCAATATTTATCCTTCCATACACCGTTTGGCGGTATGGTAAAAGGCGCTCATCGCACGATGATGCGCAAGATAACGGGCGCTAAACCGGCTGAGATCGAAGCGGACTTTGAGCAACGCGTGCTGCCTGGACTGATCTATTGCCGACGGGTCGGCAACATCATGGGCGGTGGTGTTTTATTGGCGCTGGCGAGTACCATCGACCATGGCAATTTTCAGAACCCCGCGCGGATCGGTTATTTTTCTTACGGTTCGGGTTGCTGTTCTGAATTCTTAAGCGGTATCGTACGCAAAGAAGGGCAAATCGCACTGCAGCAACTCAAGATCGGCCAGCAACTCGACCAGCGTTACGCATTATCGATGGAAGAATACGACTATTTGCTGAGCGGCAATAGCCAGTTTCGGTTCGGTACCCGCAATATCCGCCTCGATGATGATATTTTTCCTGGCGCCAAGCTGGCCCAAACCGGCAAAAAATATCTGAAACTGCGGGAGATTAAAGCGTTCCACCGCGTCTACGAGTGGGCATCATGA
- a CDS encoding polyketide synthase, translating to MATSVVHRSTLEPSIVQVTLEDREHKNTFSDGIVSGLIDVFRDIGSDPTCKVVILTGYDTYFCAGGTQEMLLNLSRGQGKFTDAPIYTLPLSCEIPVISAMQGHGIGGGFALGLFADFVILGNESVYTANFMKYGFTPGFGSTLILREKLGLPLAQEMLMTAKNYRGAELAQRGIPFPVLPRAEVLPYAYELARQLAEKPRHSLVILKNHLVEDLRQRLPAVIEKEVMMHEKTFHHEEVRERIKTLFGT from the coding sequence ATGGCTACATCCGTCGTTCATCGCAGCACCCTTGAGCCCTCCATTGTGCAAGTTACGCTGGAAGATCGGGAACATAAAAATACGTTTTCGGATGGCATTGTTAGCGGGCTGATCGATGTATTTCGTGACATCGGGTCCGATCCGACATGCAAGGTCGTGATTCTCACCGGATACGACACCTATTTTTGCGCCGGCGGCACCCAGGAGATGCTACTGAATTTATCCAGAGGTCAGGGAAAATTCACCGATGCACCGATTTACACTCTGCCTTTGAGTTGTGAGATTCCGGTCATTTCTGCCATGCAAGGACACGGCATCGGTGGCGGCTTCGCGCTCGGTCTATTCGCCGACTTTGTCATTCTCGGCAACGAAAGCGTGTATACGGCCAATTTCATGAAATACGGTTTTACGCCCGGTTTCGGCTCTACGCTCATCCTGCGGGAAAAACTCGGGCTGCCTTTGGCGCAGGAAATGCTGATGACCGCCAAAAATTACCGAGGCGCCGAACTCGCACAGCGAGGTATTCCATTCCCAGTTTTGCCAAGAGCCGAAGTGCTGCCGTATGCCTATGAGCTTGCCAGACAACTCGCAGAAAAGCCACGTCACTCCCTCGTCATATTAAAAAATCACCTGGTGGAGGATCTTCGACAGCGCTTGCCCGCCGTCATCGAGAAAGAAGTAATGATGCACGAAAAGACGTTTCATCACGAGGAAGTGAGGGAGCGGATCAAGACGCTCTTTGGAACGTAG
- a CDS encoding glycosyltransferase family 2 protein, with protein MKRATLSVIIVAMNEAHDIGDCLESVRHWADEIIVFDSGSTDGTPALCRELGARVFETDWPGDGPQKNRALAQARSDWVLCLDADERATPELRAEIDSILTNGTPHAGFSTPRRSSFCGRFMKHSGWWPDRIQRLFKRDSARFTDVAVHPSLVIDGTLGKFNSPIIHFSIPDIKEALDKMNAYSSAGAQILFERGKQASLSQAIGHGLWAFIRTYLIQLGFLDGKEGFILAIANAEGTYYRYLKLMLMHRQNSKNGAH; from the coding sequence ATGAAACGCGCGACCCTGAGTGTCATTATAGTTGCCATGAATGAGGCACACGATATTGGCGACTGCCTTGAGTCGGTGCGGCATTGGGCTGACGAAATCATTGTGTTTGATTCAGGCAGCACGGATGGAACGCCTGCGCTTTGCCGTGAACTTGGCGCACGCGTCTTTGAAACCGATTGGCCCGGCGATGGACCTCAGAAAAATCGCGCACTGGCGCAAGCTCGCAGCGACTGGGTCCTGTGTCTTGATGCTGATGAACGCGCGACCCCCGAATTGCGTGCAGAAATTGACTCTATACTGACCAACGGTACCCCTCATGCCGGGTTTTCAACGCCACGCCGATCCAGCTTTTGTGGCCGCTTTATGAAGCATTCGGGCTGGTGGCCAGACCGCATCCAGCGCCTATTTAAGCGAGACAGCGCGCGTTTTACTGACGTGGCCGTTCATCCCAGCTTGGTCATTGACGGCACCCTCGGCAAATTTAATTCGCCGATTATTCATTTTTCAATTCCGGATATAAAAGAAGCACTCGATAAAATGAATGCCTATTCAAGCGCCGGAGCGCAAATTCTTTTCGAGCGTGGTAAACAGGCCTCACTCAGTCAAGCAATCGGGCATGGCTTATGGGCATTCATCCGCACTTACCTGATCCAGCTGGGCTTTCTTGATGGTAAAGAAGGCTTTATCTTGGCCATCGCTAATGCAGAAGGCACGTATTACCGTTATCTCAAGCTGATGCTAATGCATCGGCAAAACAGCAAAAATGGCGCGCACTAA
- a CDS encoding glycosyltransferase family 2 protein, translating to MARTNFLISVIVSTYNRPDALALVLKQCLAQTDTNYEVIVADDGSGEPTRTVIESAANHTDLAVSHVWQPDQGFRAAAIRNQGIAQARGEYLIFLDGDCVPQGDFIARHRALAETGWTVTGSRILLNEALTSDLLTQRLSLTQANLRFWVRQRCAQRSNKLLPLLIKLPDFAQRRVNGFKWRGIKSCNLAAWAVNVHAINGFDEEFSGWGHEDADFVARLYNAGVRRKKGFYATEVLHLWHQEQPRDNASLNYKRVLEVLQSKRTWARHGLDQALIKQEPAETTPFGSMPS from the coding sequence ATGGCGCGCACTAACTTTCTGATCTCGGTTATTGTTTCAACCTATAACCGGCCAGATGCGCTAGCGTTAGTGCTTAAACAGTGCCTGGCCCAAACTGACACGAATTATGAGGTGATTGTCGCTGACGATGGTTCTGGTGAGCCAACCCGGACTGTGATTGAATCTGCGGCAAACCATACGGATCTTGCAGTGAGTCATGTTTGGCAACCTGACCAGGGGTTTCGGGCCGCGGCCATTCGCAATCAAGGCATTGCCCAGGCCCGCGGTGAATACTTAATCTTTCTCGATGGCGATTGCGTGCCACAAGGTGATTTTATTGCTCGTCACCGAGCGCTTGCCGAAACAGGATGGACGGTTACCGGCAGCCGTATTTTATTGAACGAAGCGCTCACCTCAGACCTTCTGACGCAACGCTTATCGCTGACGCAAGCCAATCTGCGTTTTTGGGTCCGCCAGCGCTGTGCGCAGCGCAGCAACAAGCTTTTGCCTTTATTGATAAAGTTACCCGACTTCGCGCAACGCCGCGTCAATGGCTTCAAATGGCGAGGCATTAAAAGTTGTAATCTTGCGGCATGGGCCGTTAACGTGCATGCAATCAATGGCTTTGATGAGGAGTTTAGCGGTTGGGGTCATGAGGACGCCGACTTTGTCGCGCGTTTATACAACGCCGGCGTGCGCCGTAAAAAAGGCTTTTATGCCACTGAAGTATTGCATCTATGGCATCAAGAGCAGCCGCGGGACAATGCAAGTCTGAACTATAAACGCGTGCTTGAAGTCTTGCAGAGCAAACGTACATGGGCTAGACACGGGTTGGATCAGGCCTTGATAAAGCAGGAACCCGCCGAAACGACTCCATTCGGCTCGATGCCGAGTTGA
- a CDS encoding enoyl-CoA hydratase/isomerase, which yields MMTAPSYQTIRVRFQDPICFLQLYRPEAQNTINDQLLAECSEVLDRCEESTTVLVIEGLPETFCFGADFTAIRAAQTQGNNGTSAADFASGGPEPLYDLWQRLTTGPYVVISHVRGKANAGGVGFVAASDIVIADDSAVFSLSELLFGLMPACVLPFLSRRVGWQKAHYMTLMTHPISVSQAVAWGLVDAHEPNSDILLRRHLSRLKRLNKTALARYKRFASSLSGSLVVDRQLALAANKEVFSDPRNIENIVRYVEQGIFPWEFS from the coding sequence ATCATGACGGCACCCTCCTACCAAACCATACGTGTGCGTTTTCAGGACCCCATCTGCTTTTTGCAACTGTACCGTCCTGAGGCACAGAATACGATCAATGATCAATTGCTCGCTGAATGCTCAGAGGTACTCGATCGCTGTGAAGAGAGCACCACCGTACTGGTCATCGAAGGACTACCGGAAACCTTCTGTTTCGGCGCTGACTTCACGGCTATACGGGCAGCGCAGACCCAGGGTAATAACGGTACCTCAGCAGCGGATTTTGCCAGCGGCGGCCCTGAGCCCTTGTATGACCTATGGCAGCGACTCACTACAGGGCCCTATGTGGTGATTTCTCATGTGCGCGGTAAGGCTAACGCCGGCGGTGTGGGTTTTGTCGCGGCTAGCGATATTGTGATCGCCGATGACAGCGCTGTGTTTAGTTTATCTGAATTGCTGTTCGGCTTGATGCCTGCGTGCGTGTTGCCGTTTTTGAGCCGTCGTGTGGGTTGGCAGAAAGCCCACTACATGACGTTAATGACCCACCCCATCAGCGTGTCTCAGGCGGTTGCTTGGGGCTTGGTCGATGCGCACGAGCCCAATAGCGATATTCTGTTGCGCCGCCACCTGTCGCGCCTTAAACGCTTGAATAAGACCGCGCTGGCCCGCTACAAGCGCTTTGCCAGTTCGCTTAGTGGGTCCTTAGTGGTAGATAGGCAGTTAGCATTGGCCGCGAACAAAGAGGTGTTTTCCGACCCGCGCAATATCGAGAACATTGTGCGCTACGTCGAACAAGGAATTTTTCCATGGGAGTTTTCCTAA